One Acidobacteriota bacterium genomic window, TCGCGCCTGCATTTTGATCAGCAGTGATACCAGCCAGGGCGCGAGCAGCAGGCCGATTGCGCCGCCCGCCAACGCAAGCAGCATACTTTCCGTAAACAATTGCCGCATCAGGAGCCCACCGCTTGCCCCCAGCGCCAACCGTATGGCCATTTCTTTGCGCCGAGCAACGCCGCGCGCCAGCAATAATCCCGCGACATTGACGCAAGCGATTAACAAGACCAATCCGACCACGGCCATCAAGAGTTTTAGCGGCGACGAAAACCGTTTGCGCAGCACCGAAATTCCGCGCCCGCCCGGTTCAAACTTGATGTGCTGTTCGCTGAACGGAAATCCTTTGGTGATCGTGCCTGCCGGCGTGTTGGCTTCCTTGATTTGTTGCGCCAACCCATCCAATCCCGCTTCGGCCTGCTGTTGGCTAACGCTTTCTTTAATTCGCCCCAGCAAAATCAGCCAGCCGTCTTTTCGATTTTCAACGAACTTCGATTGCGCCAACACGGGATGCATCAACACCGGAACCCAGATTTCGGTCGGTTCTTCCAGAATCATTCCGTTGAAGCTCGGCGGCGCGATGCCGATGACGGTCAGCGGAACACTGTTCACCGTAATGGTTTTGCCCAGCAGATTTGGATCCGTGTTGTAGCGCTTTCGCCAAAATCCATCGCTGATGACGGCGACGGGTTGCGTGCCCGGCGTATTGTCTTCTTCGGGCGAAAAGGTGCGCCCGCGCGATGCCGTCACACCCAGCACATCGAAGTAATTGCCGGAAACATACTCGCTGCGCACTCGTTCAACCCAGTCATTCGTCTTCAGTTCCAACTCGGTGGTTGAGAAAGCCAACAAGCCGGAAAGCACCTGATTTTGCGCGCGGTAATCCTTGAAATTCGGGTACGAAAAGGCGTTGCTGACGAAATACGGTTTGACGCTGACAGAGTTGATCAGCACAAGTTGATCCGGCGCCTTGACGGACAACGACCGAATCAACAGTTTGTCGGTCACGCTGAAGATCGCTGTGTTCGCGCCAACGCCGAGCGCCAACGTCAACACAGCAATCAGCGTAAACCCCGGTTTCTTTAGCAACATTCGAGCGCCGTATCGTAAATCCTGCATTAACAAGCTCATGGCGTACCTCCCTGAATGGGGAAATCACTTCCTTTATTCGTTTCGCAACGCAATCATTGGGTCTACTTTCGTTGCTCGACGCGCCGGAATCCAGCAGGCCAGCAATGCGACAGCGGCCAGCAAAAGTGCCACGAAGCTGAACGTGTAGGGATCGGTCTCGCTGACATTGTATAAAAGGCTGTGCAGCAGTCTTGTCACGGCCAAAGCGCCCGCCAGCCCCAACACCACGCCGATCATCACCAGCAGCAGTCCCTGGCGCAGTACGAATCGAAGGACGTTCCCGGCGGTTGCGCCGAGCGCGATGCGGATGCCAATCTCGCGCGTGCGCTGCGCCACGGCGTAATTCATCACGCCGTACAACCCTACTGCCGCCAGCAACAGCGCCAACAATCCAAACACGCTGACCATCCACGCCACCGACTCCGGCAACGACAGAAGCCGGTTCAGAAACTGCGGCGCAGTCCGAATTCCATAAACTGGCAGTTGTTCATCGAGCAGTTTCACTTCCTGCCGAATGCCGGCAACCAGACTTTCAGGCGCGCCCGCCGTATGCACGAGCAGTGTCATTTGCCCGTCGTAATTTTGCCAGAACGGTATGAACAGATAATCGGTCGGCGGTTCGCCGTAAGTGACATATTTGCCGTCCTGCGCCACACCAATGATTTCCATCCAGGGGTTGCGTTCCCTGCCGAATCGCAATCGCTTGCCAATCGGATTCTGATTCGGCCAATAACGCCGCGCCAGCGTTTCGTTGACGATCACCACGCGAGGCGCGTTTTCGTCGTCGCGTTCCGTGAAACCGCGTCCCTGCACAATGGCGGTGTTCATCGTTTCAAAATAATCGTGGCCGATAATGCTGTACATCACATTGATCCGCTCGTTTTCTGTTTTCGGCACGCGGCCTTCAATGATGATGTTCCCGGCATAATCGTATTGATCCAGCGGAAGCGGCCCGGCGAAGCTCGCGTGCTGTACGCCCGGCAGAGCTTTCAGCCGCTCGCCGAGCTGTTTATAAAACCGGCGGCCTTTGGCTTCGTCATACCCCTGCAACGCGACGTTCACCGAAGCCATCAGCAGATGATCCGTCCGAAACCCCGGATTCATGTTTTGCGCATTTTGGAGGCTTTTCACGAACAGCCCCGCACTGACCAATAGCATCAGCGCCAATGCGACCTGCGCGACCACCAGCAGGTTGCGCAAACTCAGACGCCGCAATCCCGGTCTGGCGATACCGGATTCCCCTTTCAGCGTCGCCACCAAATCCGCTCGCGAAGATTGAAGCGCGGGCGCAAGGCCGAAGATGATGCCCGTCAACACGGACAGCAACACGGTGAACCCCAGAACTCGATAATCCAGACTGAGGTCATAATCGAAATCCATCGTTGCAAAATCCAGCTTCGGCGCGGCCAGGCGGAACAATCCGCTGAGCCAGACGGCGATCATCAATCCCAACACACCGCCCAACACTGACAACAGCACGCTTTCGGTCAGCAATTGCCGGATCAGCCGTCCGCGTCCAGCACCCAACGCCAATCGCACGGCGATTTCTTTTCGCCGCACCGTCGCACGCGCCAGCAACAGATTCGCCACGTTGGCGCAGGCCACCAGCAACACCAATCCAACCAGGCCCATCATCAAACTAAACGCCAGCGGCACGTATCCCATCAAGGTCACCGCCGGTTGAACTTTTGTGCTGGCCGGAATCATTCCGACGCCGAGATTTTCATTGGTCTTCGGATACGTTTTCCCAAGCTGCGCAGCCATTGCGCTCATCGCGGAGCGCGCCTGTTCAATGCTGACGCCGTCTTTCAATCTGCCGTTGACGTTGAAGGAACGGCTGCCGCGATTCGCCAGGAATTGTTCGTTCGTTCCCGGAATGGCTTCGGCGTACATCATCAGCGGCAGATAAACATCCGGAATCCACCCGAACTGGCGCGTGCCGGAAAATCCTTTTTTCGCCACGCCGATGACGGTGAAATCGTGTCCGTTGAGTTTGATGTTTTGCCCTATGACGCTCTGTTCGCCGCCGAACCGGCGCTGCCAGAAGCTATGGCTCAACACAACGACGGGGTGGCCGCCTGGTCTGAGGTCGTCGTCCGGTGTCAGCAACCGTCCCAACGCCGCATCGAGTCGAAGCCCTGTGAAGTAATTTCCCGTCACCATTTCGCCCGCAATTAATTCCGCCAGCCCATCATTGCCTTTCAAACTGAGTTGCGTGGTGTAATGAATGAAAAGGTCGCTGAAAACCTGGTTGTTGTCGCGGTAATCAACATAATCCGGGTAGGAGAACGATGAGGGATACATCGAATTCGGCTCGGTGGTGTACAACGCGACCAGCCGTTCCGGGTTACGCACCGGCATCGGTTTGAGCAGCATTCCGTTGACCATTGTGAAGACGGATGTGTTCACCGCAATGCCCAGCGCAATGGAAAGCACCGCAACGGCGGTAAAGCCGGGTGATTTGATCATCGTCCGCAAACCGTAGCGCAAGTCTTGCCAGAGTGTTTGCATAATCTCCCCCCTCGAATTCAACGAATCGTGCTTACGCGGCGTGTTTGTAAACAACGCCGCCTTTCATCACAAACACCACCCGCCGGACGGCTGTGATGTCTTTCAGCGGATTGCCGTCGAGCGCAATGATGTCCGCCTGCAATCCCGGCGCGATGGAACCGATCTGATCCGACATGCCAATCGCTTCCGCCGCCAACGAATTCGCGGAAACCAGCGCCGCCAAGGGATCAACGCCGCAATCCCGCACGCGATCAACAAACTCTTCGGCATTGCGTCCGTGCATGCCCGCCAGCGCATCGGAGCCAAACACAATTTTCAATCCTTTGACTTTCGACGCGCGCCGCAACAATTCGTGGTTCATCGGCAGAATCTTTTCATTTGTCGCCACCATCTCTTCTACGCTTTTGGGGAAATACGGACGACCTGCGAACCGCGCGGCATTTTGCGTGTAATTTTCCAGCAGTAAACCGGCCTGCGGGTCGAAGTACGTTCCCTTTTCCGCCATCAACTTCAGATCGTCATCCGTCGCGCCAAGTCCGTGTTCAATCTGCGTACAGCCAGCCAGTGTGGCCGCGGGAACGGCGTCCCGGTACGCGTGAACATAGGTGCGCAAACCAATCCTTTTCGCTTCGTCACACACCGCGTTCAGTTGCTCTTGTGTCAATGTTTTTGCGCCGCTGAGCATGCCGCCCGAAGCATAAAGTTTGATCAAGTCGGCTCCGGCTTCTTTTTGTTTTCGCACGTACGCGCGAAGTTCATCCGGCGTTCCGGTTTCCGGGCCACGCCCCGTCAAACTCTCTACGATGGAAAAAATGCGCGGCCCCGGCAGCAATCCTTTGGCAATGGCGTCGCGCAGGGCAATCGCCTGGCTCATGGTTTGAATCGTCGTGAAACCGCCCAGCAATGTGATCCAGGCGTTCGAGGCGGTTTGATATGTGCTTTCTTCGGCGGTTATTTCTCCGGCAAATTTCCCGTCGCTGCCGAAACTGGAGGTGATATGCGTATGCAGATCAATCCAGCCCGGCATCACCGTCAGACCGCGCAGGTCGTAATCCACGGGCGCGGCTTTCGGATCAATGGCAACAATTTTCGTCCCTTCAATCACGATCCGCGTGTTGCGCAGCACGTGGCCTTTTCCGTCCAGCACTGTGCCCGCCGCTATCACAATGCGCTTGCCGCTGGCCTCCGTTTGCAAAGAAGCCGGTTGTCCCAAAGCGCAGACGCACAACGCCCCAACGATGAACAGCAGCGTTTTCGCGGGTCGAATCATTTTGCGCATTCCTCCAGGCGAGTTGCCGAAGTTTGTCAGGAATCCCCGAATCTGTTCGGGTCATTCGCAACGCAAAGCGGTCATCGGATCAACTTTTGCCGCGCGGCGAGCGGGAATCCAGCACGCCAGCACCGCCACGCCAAGCAGCACCAAAACAATCAGGCTGAAGGTCAACGGATCCGTGGCGCTGACATCGAACAGCAGCGTTTTGGCAAATCGCGTCAGCGCCAGCGCCGCCACAATGCCAATGACAATGCCGGGAATCACCAACCGCATTCCCTGCCGCAAAATCAACCGCATCAGTTCCGCGCTCGATGCGCCCAGCGCCGCGCGGATGCCGATTTCGTGCGTGCGTTGCGCGACCGAATACGCCAGCACGCCGTAAATCCCTATGGCCGACAGCAGCAGAGCCACTCCGGCAAAAATCGTCAGCAGCAAGGTATTGAATCGCTGCCGCGCAATGGAATTTCCCAGAATGCCGGCCAGCGACCGCACATCGGCAACGGGTTGTTGCGGATCGAGTTGCTGAATCACTTGCCGCGCGGCGGCGGCCACGGACTCCGGTTCGCCGCGCGTTCGCAGGACGAACGTCATCGTGTTGTACGGCAATTCGGCAATCGGCCAATACGACATCGGGTCGGCGGCTTTATCGAACTGAGCGTGTTTGACATCGGCCAGAATGCCAATGATTTCGGTCGGCACATTTTCGTTCTTCATCGCAATGGTGATGCGTTTGCCGAGCGCGTCTTCATTCGGGAAATACTTTTTGGCCAGGGCTTCGTTGACAACAACGACGTGCCGCATTTCCTTGACTTCCTGGTCGGTGAACATTCGCCCGCGTTTCAAGGAAATCTGCATCGCCTGGAAAAAGTTCTGATCGGCGACGCAAACGCCCGTCACAGGTCCCTGGCCGGGTTGGGGCTTCGGCTGACCTTCGATCTCAAAGCCGGTGCCTGCGCCCGGCCCTGCGAAGGGCAGAAAATTGATCACGCCCGCGGATTCGACGCCCGGCAAAGATTGCATACGGGCGACGGCTTCGGTGAAGAAATTGATGCGCTGCGGGTCTTGCGTGTATCGCCGTCCCGGCAAAGCGACGCGCATGGTCATCACGTTTTGCGCGTTGAATCCTGTGTCCACTCCTTGTAATCGCCAGAAGCTGCGGATCAACAATCCGGCTCCAATCAATAACACCAACGCCAGAGCGATTTCGGCGACGACCAACACATTGCGCAATCGCTGGCTGCGCAATCCACCAGCAAATGACCTGCCGGTTTCTTTCAGCGTTTCACTGAGTTTCAAATTGGCGGCTTCCAGCGCCGGAACCAACCCGAACAAAATGCCTGTCAGCGTGGCCACTGCCAGAGTGAACCCGAGCACAGGCGCGCTCAATTCAATCTGTCGCAACGCGCCGAGTTCCGGCGGACTCAATCGCACCAACGCCGCGACGCCCCACCACGCCAATAACAGCCCTGCGGCTCCGCCAATCACCGACAGCAACACGCTTTCGGTCAGCAACTGCCGAATGATGCGAATTCGGCCTGCGCCAAGCGCAGTGCGCACGGCAATTTCGCGTTGGCGGGAACCATTGCGCGCCAATAACAGGTTCGCCACATTCGCGCACGCAATCAGCAGCACGAATCCAACCGCACCCATCAATACTCTGAGCGCCGGTCGCAATTCGCCCGCGAATTGTTCGCGCAAAGGAACGACCGTGATTCCCCAACCCGTGTTGAATTCCTTGTATTGGTTGCGCAATCGTCCGGCAATTGTGTCCATTTCAGCGCGCGCTTGCGCCACACTGACGCCGGGTTTGAGCCGCGCGACGGAACTGGCAAATCGCCCTCTACGCAATTTCATCTGCTCGGAAATCACCCACGGCGTCCACAGTTCAGCGGATTGGTTGGTCAGCGAATTTTCTTGTATGTGCCAACTGAAATCCGGCGGTAACACGCCGATTACGGTGTTTTCGTTGTTGTTGAGAATGAGTTTCCGCCCGACGATGTTCTGTTCGCCTCCGAACTGCCGCTGCCACAATGCGTAACTCAACACGACGACATTATCTTGTCCCTCTTTAGCGTCTTCGGGCGTAAATCCCCGGCCAAGAATCGGCGTCACGCCCAGCACACGGAAAAGGTTTTCGGTAGCAATTTGTGCTGGCAATTCCACGGGTTCACCGTCGCCGGTCAGATTCGTGCGGAAGTCCGCAAACGTCGCCATATCTTCAAAGACGGAGTTCTGCGCCTTCCAATCGAAAAAATTGCCTAAATTGATGACGTTCTGTTCGCGTCGCTGGCTCCGTTCCCACACCGTGACCAGCCGGTCTGCGTCGCGGTACGGCATCGCTTGCAGCAGCACGGCATTAATGACACTGAAAATTGCTGTGTTCGCGCCGATACCCAACGCCAACGTGACGACGACGATCAACGTGAAGCCCGGGCTTTTCAGCAGCATTCGCGCGCCAAAGCGCAGGTCTTGCCAGAAGCTTTGCATCATTCCCCCTTTACCGATTGAGAAGCGGCACATACCCGAGCCGCGATTTTTCCTCTCGCTCTTGCGCGGCGCGCACGGCGCGTTCTTCCCCGGCTTTCACAGCCGAGTATTCTTCTTCCGTCAAAATCACCTTCAGCCACAACTGCAAATCGCGACTGCCCAGCGCCAGCCATTGCCCGCGCGGGCTAAAGGCGGCGGAGTTGTAACTGATGTTGTCGTATTGCAACTGCCGCACGATTTCCGCAGTGTCGGTTTTCCAAACCATCACGCGCACGCCCAAGCTGCCAGCGGCCAGCAATTCCCCATCGGGACTGAAAGCCAGTGAAGTCACGCTATTGCGCAATCCCGGAAAATCGCGCACCTCCTGCCCCGTCTGTAAATTCCACAACTTCACTTCGCCGTGTTCGCCGCCGGAAGCCAGCCAGCGCCCGTCTGCGCTTACCGTCAGCGTGGCAATGCCCTTGCTATGGCCAGTCAAAATGCTTTTTGCCCTGCCGGAATCCATATCCCACAGCATAATCGTGTGATCCCAACTGCCGGACACCAGCAATTGGCCGTCCGGCGTAAACGCGATAGACGTCACCGGGCGCGTATGGCCGCGCAGCGTTTCGACTTCATGGCCGGTCACCGCGCGCCAAATGCGGATTGTTTTGTCGTGACTGCCGGAAACCAACCATTGGCCGTCGGGGCTGAAGGCCACGGCGCGCACTTCTTCGGAATGGCCGCGCAAAACCTGAAGCTCCTTGCCGGTGTCCGCCTCCCACAATTTGATGGAATTGTCGCGGCTGCCCGTCACCAACATCTGATCGTTGGGACTATAGGCGACGGAATTGACGCTGGCGGCATGCCCCGTGAACGCGTGGAGCTGCAACATCGAATCCACTTCCCACAGTTGCACGCCGCCGTGCAGAAACCCTGCGGCCAACCATTGGCCGCCGTGGCTGAAGGCGATGGAACGAACGTAATCGCGCGGGTCAATGGCGTAGCGTTTGTCGAATCGTTCGTGGATGTGCCGCAAATCGTGCTGGAAT contains:
- a CDS encoding ABC transporter permease, which gives rise to MQTLWQDLRYGLRTMIKSPGFTAVAVLSIALGIAVNTSVFTMVNGMLLKPMPVRNPERLVALYTTEPNSMYPSSFSYPDYVDYRDNNQVFSDLFIHYTTQLSLKGNDGLAELIAGEMVTGNYFTGLRLDAALGRLLTPDDDLRPGGHPVVVLSHSFWQRRFGGEQSVIGQNIKLNGHDFTVIGVAKKGFSGTRQFGWIPDVYLPLMMYAEAIPGTNEQFLANRGSRSFNVNGRLKDGVSIEQARSAMSAMAAQLGKTYPKTNENLGVGMIPASTKVQPAVTLMGYVPLAFSLMMGLVGLVLLVACANVANLLLARATVRRKEIAVRLALGAGRGRLIRQLLTESVLLSVLGGVLGLMIAVWLSGLFRLAAPKLDFATMDFDYDLSLDYRVLGFTVLLSVLTGIIFGLAPALQSSRADLVATLKGESGIARPGLRRLSLRNLLVVAQVALALMLLVSAGLFVKSLQNAQNMNPGFRTDHLLMASVNVALQGYDEAKGRRFYKQLGERLKALPGVQHASFAGPLPLDQYDYAGNIIIEGRVPKTENERINVMYSIIGHDYFETMNTAIVQGRGFTERDDENAPRVVIVNETLARRYWPNQNPIGKRLRFGRERNPWMEIIGVAQDGKYVTYGEPPTDYLFIPFWQNYDGQMTLLVHTAGAPESLVAGIRQEVKLLDEQLPVYGIRTAPQFLNRLLSLPESVAWMVSVFGLLALLLAAVGLYGVMNYAVAQRTREIGIRIALGATAGNVLRFVLRQGLLLVMIGVVLGLAGALAVTRLLHSLLYNVSETDPYTFSFVALLLAAVALLACWIPARRATKVDPMIALRNE
- a CDS encoding amidohydrolase family protein, whose amino-acid sequence is MRKMIRPAKTLLFIVGALCVCALGQPASLQTEASGKRIVIAAGTVLDGKGHVLRNTRIVIEGTKIVAIDPKAAPVDYDLRGLTVMPGWIDLHTHITSSFGSDGKFAGEITAEESTYQTASNAWITLLGGFTTIQTMSQAIALRDAIAKGLLPGPRIFSIVESLTGRGPETGTPDELRAYVRKQKEAGADLIKLYASGGMLSGAKTLTQEQLNAVCDEAKRIGLRTYVHAYRDAVPAATLAGCTQIEHGLGATDDDLKLMAEKGTYFDPQAGLLLENYTQNAARFAGRPYFPKSVEEMVATNEKILPMNHELLRRASKVKGLKIVFGSDALAGMHGRNAEEFVDRVRDCGVDPLAALVSANSLAAEAIGMSDQIGSIAPGLQADIIALDGNPLKDITAVRRVVFVMKGGVVYKHAA
- a CDS encoding ABC transporter permease, whose protein sequence is MQSFWQDLRFGARMLLKSPGFTLIVVVTLALGIGANTAIFSVINAVLLQAMPYRDADRLVTVWERSQRREQNVINLGNFFDWKAQNSVFEDMATFADFRTNLTGDGEPVELPAQIATENLFRVLGVTPILGRGFTPEDAKEGQDNVVVLSYALWQRQFGGEQNIVGRKLILNNNENTVIGVLPPDFSWHIQENSLTNQSAELWTPWVISEQMKLRRGRFASSVARLKPGVSVAQARAEMDTIAGRLRNQYKEFNTGWGITVVPLREQFAGELRPALRVLMGAVGFVLLIACANVANLLLARNGSRQREIAVRTALGAGRIRIIRQLLTESVLLSVIGGAAGLLLAWWGVAALVRLSPPELGALRQIELSAPVLGFTLAVATLTGILFGLVPALEAANLKLSETLKETGRSFAGGLRSQRLRNVLVVAEIALALVLLIGAGLLIRSFWRLQGVDTGFNAQNVMTMRVALPGRRYTQDPQRINFFTEAVARMQSLPGVESAGVINFLPFAGPGAGTGFEIEGQPKPQPGQGPVTGVCVADQNFFQAMQISLKRGRMFTDQEVKEMRHVVVVNEALAKKYFPNEDALGKRITIAMKNENVPTEIIGILADVKHAQFDKAADPMSYWPIAELPYNTMTFVLRTRGEPESVAAAARQVIQQLDPQQPVADVRSLAGILGNSIARQRFNTLLLTIFAGVALLLSAIGIYGVLAYSVAQRTHEIGIRAALGASSAELMRLILRQGMRLVIPGIVIGIVAALALTRFAKTLLFDVSATDPLTFSLIVLVLLGVAVLACWIPARRAAKVDPMTALRCE